Proteins co-encoded in one Salvia splendens isolate huo1 chromosome 4, SspV2, whole genome shotgun sequence genomic window:
- the LOC121797638 gene encoding trihelix transcription factor PTL-like, producing MEDQYGMGDLRHYTSSRPLFPPPDSLSSHPYDMLIFPSDSGNKGGGGAAAHCYSGFESAGRWPRLETLTLLEIRSRLDPKFKEANQKGPLWDQVSRIMSEEHGYQRSGKKCREKFENLYKYYKKTKEGKAGRQDGKHYRFFRQLEALYGGEANIGPTSKLSDTSLSLSNYSDADTSSSDSSDWKAKISDFIDTHMRKMMEKQEAWMEKMMRAMEEKERERAIREEEWRKRDAARVESERELWASERAWIESRDAALMDALRGLVGSGNYVSKKSKDYRGNVSLSPNQDPNPNPNPNAASGISESCFRYFMDASMIG from the exons ATGGAAGATCAATACGGCATGGGCGATCTGCGGCACTACACGAGCAGCCGCCCTTTGTTTCCACCGCCGGACTCGCTATCCAGCCACCCGTACGACATGCTCATCTTCCCCTCAGATTCCGGTAATAAAGGAGGTGGTGGCGCGGCCGCGCACTGCTACAGCGGGTTCGAGAGTGCTGGGAGATGGCCGCGCCTGGAGACTCTCACTCTCCTGGAGATCAGATCGAGACTCGACCCCAAATTCAAGGAGGCCAACCAAAAGGGCCCCTTGTGGGATCAAGTCTCAAG gATAATGTCCGAGGAGCATGGATACCAGAGGAGCGGCAAGAAATGCCGAGAGAAATTTGAGAATTTGTACAAATATTACAAGAAGACGAAAGAAGGCAAGGCCGGAAGACAAGACGGCAAACACTACAGATTTTTCCGACAGCTCGAAGCCCTCTACGGCGGCGAAGCTAACATTGGTCCAACTTCAAAGCTCTCGGACACGAGCCTCAGCCTCTCGAACTACTCGGACGCGGACACGAGCTCGTCCGACAGCAGCGACTGGAAGGCTAAAATTAGCGATTTCATCGACACGCATATGAGGAAGATGATGGAGAAGCAGGAGGCGTGGATGGAGAAGATGATGCGGGCGATGGAGGagaaggagagggagagggcGATTAGAGAGGAGGAGTGGAGGAAGCGCGACGCGGCGAGGGTAGAGAGCGAGCGCGAGCTCTGGGCGAGCGAGCGCGCGTGGATCGAGTCGCGCGACGCGGCGCTGATGGACGCTCTGCGCGGCCTCGTCGGGAGCGGCAATTATGTCAGCAAGAAGAGCAAAGATTATCGCGGGAATGTAAGCTTGAGTCCGAATCAGGATCCGAATCCAAATCCGAATCCGAATGCGGCGTCTGGCATTAGCGAGAGCTGCTTCAGGTACTTCATGGATGCCTCAATGATTGGGTGA